The following is a genomic window from Nymphaea colorata isolate Beijing-Zhang1983 chromosome 3, ASM883128v2, whole genome shotgun sequence.
TGTTCCCTAAGTACTAAACAGTGGGTTTTCCAGTTCTCAGTAGGCGACTAAGACCGTTTTCCCATTGATGAAATTAGAAGGAGAAAAACAACAACCATTTTGAAGTTCCTATTTTCACgttctttttttaaaaccttTAACCCGTTTTATTTGAAGAGGTCTATTACACCGACGTCCCAAACAACGCCCCTGTTTTGGATGCTTGTTGTTTTCTTGAAGGAAATCTTAAGCAACAAAATAACGGAATCATAACAAGATATATATGTTAATTCGTTTTGCTTGATGGGGTCCATTACACCGACGGCCGACGGCCGACGTCCCAACCAACGCCCCTGTTTTGGATGCTTGTTgtcatgaagaaaattttaaacatcaaaataacaaaatcatacccccccctctctctctctctctcgaatatatatatatatatatatatatatagaagttgGTAAATACCATACCATTTGGGCAAGGGAGAAAAAATGACCCATTAAATTTAAGTAGAGGAAAGTTGGTAAACACCGGACGAGTTGAGTAAAGGACAAAACAAGACCcaataaatttaattattaaagtattttttgtaGCAATCCAACCATGTAAATATGATCTCAAAAGTGACATGGTGagacatatattaagttagtatttttttttctttactttagtaatattttttaattataaaaatgaagggctaaaataatttgaactaaaacacggtttatattatttatatatatatatatatatatatatagagagagagagagagagagagagagagagagagagagagacaaaaaatgaCCCATTAAATTTAAGTGAAGGAAGGTTGGTAAACACCAGACGAGTTGAgtaaaggacaaaaaaaaaaccaataaatttaattattaaagtattttttgtaGCAATCCAACCATAGAAATATGATCTCAAGAGTGACATGGTGAGAGATATATTAAgttagtatttttttatttagtatttttttatttactttagtaatatttttaattataaaaataaagggcaaaaataatttgaactaaaacatggtttatattatattatatatatatatatatatatatttatagagagagagagagagagagagaaagagagagagggagagaagttGGTAAATACCATACCATTTGGCTAAGGGACAAAAAATGACCCATTAAATTTAAGTGGAGGAATGTTGGTAAATACCAGACCACTTGAGTAAAGGACCAAAAAAAACCcaataaatttaattattaaagtatttCTTGTAGCAATCTAACCATATAAATATGATCTCAAGAGTGACATGGTGAGAGATATATTAAgttagtattttttttcttcactttagtaatattttttaataataaaaaatgaagggctaaaataatttgaactaaaacatggtttatattaaattagtttttataaacacattatgaggttcaaattttgtttcaaataatttttaatataaatttaatcTTTACCAATTGGTCTATATATTGACAAGCCTTGTACgtggatgatttttcttttatgttcagAAAACCAAGAGATTTATGAATGCACTACACGCATATCAGAATTTTCcgaattttttcacattttctgatcaatcccatattttgagatataaaaatataattctaCTAATTATTAGGTCATcagatggtggtggtgagtgaGGCAGGTTTGAGAAACCGCACGACTGGTGGACGGGGAGCCCGCATCTTATACATAAGGCACGTCCTTTTCACAGTAATTTCCAGAAACTGCTTCACAATTTCCGTATGTTTAGTACGACCActggttttcttgaaaaagcaAGTTAGCCCCAACCTTTACTGTTATTCGTCTTTATAAGATCAAAAAGCAGTAACGTTTCTTTCTTGAGACGAGTACATATTTATCCGTACAAAAGTTTCTTTACTTACTAATAATATAATGGGGTTTGTTTGTCTTACTTTAAAATGATACATAAAATTACATGCACAAAGGTGGTGCATATATCCATCTTACTTCTTTGTTCCCTTATAAAAGTGTATAAAAACTTCAAAGTGGACAACTTATTCTAAGTTTTACAGCATAGCTTATTTAACTGGAAGGGCTCGACACAATAAGAGTGGGACGCACAAAGAAGTGTGGTTTGAAAGAGCGACTTATGTTTTATGGTATTATATCTACGACGGTAAAATGTCATAACAAATAACTTTGTATGGTGGATTGGGTCAAATCAAATGTTTCGACGtctaaaatgacaaaaataccatagaaaacataaaaaaatttgagccACTCAACAatgataaaatgacaaaataaaagtCATTTTTCCAGTTTGTCTTAGCAAACATGGTGACCTGGAACGCTCACCACATACTAAGCTTGACTCCGAGCCGAAGCACTCAACGGCTTTAAGGTTGCGGCTGCTATGTTCAGAGTCTGATGATGCAAGCTAAGGAAGTCTTTTTGTTAGCTTGCGTATGGTTTTCAAGACTGTTTTCTATACTATAGTATAATAGACGAGGGAGTGGAATCAGTCCACCCTTTATGTCATTAAGACATAACCAGCTTCCGTGTTTTTGTGGTATGGAAGAGCTGTAAAAAAGAACTTCGTTTCTTATTCAATGGTAAATATAAAACAAGATTGCCCCATATCTGAGAATTCAGAGACTTTAAGCTCATTTAAGCATGTAACCAAAGCCGAGCTGTCACTGGAAACTTTCTCATAAAGAAAGCCTATAAGCCCACTTGCGAGAATCAAATTATTCGATGTgtataaaattcataaataagtTACATTGTTCGAcccggggagagagagagatggcgaAAGAGGTGAAGCTTCTTGGCTTCTGGGCAAGCGCTTATGTTGTGAGGGTGCAAATCGCGCTGAACTTCAAGGGGATAGAGTACGATTACGTAGAAGAAGACCTGAAGAAGAAGAGCGAGCTCCTGCTGCAGAGCAACCCTGTGTACAGGCAGGTGCCCGTCCTCGTCCATGCCGGGAAGCCGATACCGGAGTCGATGGTGATCCTGGAATACATTGAGGAAGCGTGGCCGGAGAAGCCGCTTCTACCTCAAGATCCCTACCAACGAGCCATGGCTCGCTTCTGGGCCAGATTCGCGGAAGAGAAGGTACACAAATCAATGCATCGCTTCCTTTCTCAACTTAATATAaatctatattatatatatattcaattttttttttgttctcggatggttattttttattttatatctcTAAAAATTATAGTTAAATACTTTAAAACCATGGTCAATCAACAAATACACCTTTTACAATAAAAGCCGTTTTTAACAACACTACCAAAAGAACCATATAACAAAAAagttacaatatatatatatatatatacatcttgtCTGAATAATCACATActtcatttttgtgattttatgCATAcatatttctttaatttcctAATAATGCGTCAAatggatgagagagaaaaatccGATTGATAGGATGAAATTCTCCTGtgtccaccaaaaaaaaaaaaattatacaaacatttaatttttcctttttgtttgcaTAAGGATAATCGAGAATCGGCCAAAGCAGCTCGATATGACTGACGCTGTTCTGTATTAAAGGCCGACCAAAACTGATATGACACTGATACCCATATTCTTTATAGCATTGAATTTAAGTAACATGctataaaaatcaattttcatttataaattaaaaaaaaataaaaatgtttgtgATCATTTTATTAAACTGTCAGAATGGGTTGAATCAGCTCACAGAAGCCAACATAGCTTTAACGGGCCCATTATGGCTATTCATTACACCACGGTTATGGTAGGGATGTCGGATCTGGTTTGGAAGCCAGATTCAACTATGAATAAACAAAAGTCTACatcacatctgaatctgaacctcAATTCAAATCTGTTTTCTAACTTcataacaacttttaaaacgaATCTGGATTGCATTCGGATATATTAAGAGACTTTCAAAATGGATGGACATCTATTAGTAAATTaattttggatcaaaatttgaatccgaatccaaatggATACaagattggatgtcatttctcaaatttgaattcaatccaattttgcaattggatgttcaatttttttttcacatatgaACTTTGAAAGCAATTAACTGAATGGATGTCGATAAAAACGAGACTTATTGACATCCCAGGCTAGGGAGAGGGCTGGGTATTGGGGCTGACCTGATCCCAGCTATGTGTCTAAAAGTCGGAATACCTAACACAGTTAGAGATTCAATATATACCTGACCCGAATTAATGAGTAGGAAAACTGCAGCACGAGCGGATATCAAGTACTTATACTTTGTTATTACCATTACTTCTTGACCTTAAGTTAATTTGATAACCTTGACAAACCAAATACCATTTAAGTATCGAAGGCATTTGGGCCATTTTTGAGCCAGAAAACGTAGCCCCGTGTTAGGGTCCAAAGAtataacctctctctctctctctctctctatatatatatatatatatatatatatatatatatgtatgtatatatatgtatgtatatatttgtgtgtgtgtgtgtataaaagACCAGTTTTCAaccctaaaaaagaaaagtatcaAACACCATATAGGCTGCTACGTATCATTGAAGTAATCAGCTAGTGCCGGCACTAAACATACTTGGTGAGGAGCACCCCCTATATATTTAGGGGTACttgacatataaatatataaaaatttggagTTCAACAATATGTAAATCAGAGATTTGGTTTTATGCCTATACGGCAGCATGTGCCTCCGCCCGTCTGCGCAGCATCATATTGGCGTGCTCACATATACAGCATATTGGCCGACATGTATCATCACTTAGCAACCCGTACcactctttttttctattttatcaattcaaaaataattttagaaTATTCtgaattgatttaagaaaattaagaaatagtCTTACATGGCCAATATGCGCCCTGATGGAGAATAGTATTAATAGTATGGAGAAAACAGTGGGTGGTTgcaagccaaaatttgtcaagaagTCATTCTGAAGGCACATTATGCATTATGTGCTATATGTGCTAACGGGTGCGGGAGTAAAAGCTTTCCCTTTCATATTGACATGCAACAGAAGCGAGCCTGAACATGCAACAGAGGGGGGCCGAAAGTCGGCTCCCTTCTCTTGCTTGTCGATAAAGATTATGGATGTACAATGATTTGAGAGCTAACTCAGGTTTGAACTTGCTTGTATAGGCTTGattcgaacttgactcattcaataaaagagTCATGTCTGAGCTCGAGTTTACACAAGCACAACTagtttaaactcgactcagctcgtgtgtTCCCCATTTGTGAATATTTAGAGATATGTCAGTAGTTTTTGATGaatttaattcttttttcatacttttcatttgcatcaaacaaaaaaatgtgtaaactgatatgagcttaaacaagttgagcttgaactcGGACTGGGTAtaccgagttgagctcgaggtcAGCTCATAAAGCTGAGCTCGAGTCAAGAGTCGATCCGGACATTATCAAAAGTGTACATTATTAGGAATACAAAAAAAGTACCATCCTTTGTTAAAGTAAAATACAAAAAGTAGGTCCGAGTTTCCTTCATCACAAAACAGAGATGCATAGAATTGCCCAATAATCAAGCATGAACtaagagaaaaaccaagaaaaatatgcTTAATTTGGATGGCcacttttaaaaacaaaatttacggAAGTCATTCTTCTCCTTTCCAGTGTTTGCCATCAGGTGTCAAATACTTCACCACTAAAGGTGAAGATCAACTAAAAGCCAAAGAAGAACTTGTTGAGAATCTTAAGATCTTAGAAGGTGCACTGCAAGGTAAGAAATTCTTCGCAGGGGAAACAGCAGGAATGGTCGACATAGTCGCCGGCTGGCTGCCGTTCTGGATCCGAAGAATGGAAGGGctctttggtgacaaagtggTTGAAGAAGACAATCTCCCACACCTCAATGCTTGGTTCCAGGACTACCTCAGCCTTCCTTTTGTTAGAGAGAAGCTGCCCCCTCCTGAAAAAGTGTGTGCGGATCTAAGGGGCTTGCTTGCATCACTGGAACCTAATTAATGGTCATCTTTCCTCGTCACTTGCTAGTTGTTTGTTCTGTATTCAATATGGTATCGTTCCTGTTTTATGTCAAGTCATGTATGAGTAAAGAAGAGAATAAAAGGGATGGTGTCTATTCAACAATATATGTAGTCAAATCTTAACTTCCATTTTAGGTTGCAATTGGGTCAGATCTAGTATGATGGTTTTGACATTTcttgtgaaattttgaaaattttcttttgaaattcttgattttcttcttcatttcttacATACAATTAATCTGTCCAGGGAAACCTGACAACATGTACTAATTCTAGTTGGATGGCGAAAAGAGAGTGTGCTAGGATGTCAACCTTAAATGGCATTTTGGagacaaaacattgttttttatttaaaatgtgcttGAGCAGCGGTCCAAATTGGGTTTTCGGAAAACTCAGTTTTCACGAAATGGTATTTTCAAAAGAGGGTGCCCTTCAAGTTCTCCTTCAAAAGGGTCGTTTTGGATGCATCACCCAAACATacaaaccaggttttgaaaatggattcaaaatcaagttttaataAAACCTAATTTTTTAAAGCAATGTTTTGTCATCTGAATGCTATGGAAGAAAGTTTTCCCTTGACTGTGCCATCAAACATAAGTTATGAGTTCTACCATATCCACACAGATCTTTTGAAAGAATAAATTTTGTGCATCCGATCATCTTCACTTATTAATTATATTACGGGACagcttttcaatttttatgttttccaagTCGATCCTTCTGTTTTCTTTAACTTGATTAATCCTATCCTTGAAGTAAGAACCGCTAAGCAGCCGTAACCTGCACATCTAACTAAAAAGCTCAATATGCTTTGTGTGTCAGTGATTGACAGAATTTGCAGCGAGATAAGTAGCAGTGATGTTATCACAAAAAATGCGAGGAGAGTAGCATGGGATGCACAATTCCTTAAGAAAATGGAGAAGAGATAAAATTTCAGTGGTAGCACTAGCAAGAGCCTGATATTCAGCTTCTTCACTTGACCGAGCAACTATTGGTTGCTTTTTAGCTGACCAAGAAATAAGTGATTGACCAAGAAAAATCACATACCCACCAGTTGACCAACTCTCTATCATCGGGGTTGCAGGCCCAGTTAGCGTCAGTGAAGGCAGTAAGTGAAAATGTCGACGTAGGGCACAAAAATAATCCATAGTCAGTGGTGGATCAAATATATCTCAATATGCAATTTACTGCAGACCAATGAATGTTAGTCAAAGAGTGCATAAACTGGCAAACTTTGTTGACAGCATAGGCAACTTCTGGTCTCGTCATTGTCAAGTACTGCAAGGCTCCTACAATCTGTAAATATGCAGTTGGATTGGGTAATGGTGTACCACTTTTTTTGGAAAGTCTAACATCAATGGCTAATGGTGTGGCTATGGATTTAGCATCATTCATGCCATCACGTTGAAGAAGGCTAAGCATATATTGGTGTTGGCTTAGATGAAGCCCATCAGACGAGTAGTGTACCTCCATATCAAAGAAATAGTGCAAAAGCCCAAGATCTATAAGGGAAAACTCATAGTTGAGGTAAGTAATGACCTCTACAAGTTCAGTCTGTGAGCTTCCAGTAATAATAAAGTCATCGacataaataagaataaaagTCACATTCTTGCCctgaaatttcataaataattATGTGTCAATCTTGGCAAAAGTGAAGCCCATCCGGGGAGGAAAGTTGTCAAGGCAATGGTACCATGTCCATGGAGCTTGTTTAGATCCATACAATGCCTTGGCTAGCTTCcaaaaatttgtcatcaacaaaaCCTTGTGGCTGTAGCATATAAACATCCTCAGGTAGTATGCCATTGAAGAACACATTGTGAACGTCAAGCTGACATATAGACCAATCGCAAGAAATAGCAATGGTGAGAATAGCACAGACAATGGTGGCTTTAACAACTAGATTGAAA
Proteins encoded in this region:
- the LOC116251252 gene encoding probable glutathione S-transferase, which codes for MAKEVKLLGFWASAYVVRVQIALNFKGIEYDYVEEDLKKKSELLLQSNPVYRQVPVLVHAGKPIPESMVILEYIEEAWPEKPLLPQDPYQRAMARFWARFAEEKCLPSGVKYFTTKGEDQLKAKEELVENLKILEGALQGKKFFAGETAGMVDIVAGWLPFWIRRMEGLFGDKVVEEDNLPHLNAWFQDYLSLPFVREKLPPPEKVCADLRGLLASLEPN